One window of the Candidatus Bathyarchaeia archaeon genome contains the following:
- a CDS encoding thiamine pyrophosphate-binding protein, which yields MKVSEVIVRFLEKIGVNLMFGLPGSQTCPLYDSLFSSSIRHVLVRHEQSAAYMADAYAKFTGNLGVCDGTGGPGATNLLTGVATAWTDSTPILVLTGQQPLSHLSKGAFQEIDHVLLFSPISKWSTMLVKPEKAVETLKRAVRIAVSGRPGPVHVNLPVDIQSQHVDYNEEEVSRAASHIFSTFKPCGDPLAIDAALNLLIESFRPVIVSGGGVHYSSRAHRELRELAECLNIPVATTFNGRGSFPEDHPLSVGRIGVHASTFSNKIVSEADVILAVGCRFAALSTKMWSNINPDARLIHIDIDPEIIDRNYRAEVGIVGDAKKVLSEMLERTKKLKYLGGDRREEWLKYIELVREEWRRSKHYSEMFSERSPIKPQRVCAEIRKTCSKETVFTLDAGNNKMWASTFLEIYEPHTWIQSGCFGPMGYAIPAAIACRLALKDDNRSVVAICGDGGFYMSMHEVATAIQENAPILICIFNDGSLGTIKHRQRELYGRRFLSVNLRNPSFADIAEAFGCHGISVETPNQLKSALEDGLRATRRGETAIIDIKIDGEEPLPP from the coding sequence TTGAAGGTTTCAGAGGTAATAGTCAGGTTTTTAGAGAAGATTGGTGTGAACCTCATGTTTGGTTTGCCCGGCTCCCAAACCTGCCCGCTATACGACAGCCTTTTTTCCTCATCAATAAGACATGTGCTTGTTAGACATGAGCAGTCGGCGGCTTACATGGCTGACGCGTACGCAAAATTTACCGGAAATCTAGGGGTCTGCGATGGAACAGGTGGGCCGGGCGCAACAAACCTGTTAACGGGGGTTGCAACCGCGTGGACTGATAGCACACCTATACTAGTTCTTACTGGACAGCAACCCTTAAGTCACCTAAGTAAGGGGGCCTTTCAGGAAATCGACCATGTGTTGCTTTTCTCCCCAATATCTAAATGGTCTACTATGCTGGTTAAGCCGGAAAAAGCTGTTGAGACGCTGAAGAGGGCTGTTAGGATAGCTGTGTCTGGTAGACCCGGGCCAGTGCACGTGAACCTGCCAGTGGATATTCAAAGCCAGCATGTAGACTATAATGAGGAAGAGGTTTCAAGAGCAGCTTCACATATTTTCTCCACGTTTAAACCCTGCGGCGATCCCCTCGCCATAGACGCTGCGCTCAATCTTCTCATCGAATCTTTTAGGCCGGTTATCGTTTCAGGTGGCGGCGTGCATTATTCCAGCCGGGCGCATAGGGAGCTCAGAGAATTAGCAGAGTGCTTGAATATTCCGGTTGCTACAACATTTAATGGCAGAGGCTCATTCCCGGAGGATCATCCACTCTCTGTTGGAAGAATTGGCGTGCATGCTTCCACGTTTAGCAATAAGATTGTGTCTGAAGCCGACGTGATATTGGCTGTAGGGTGCAGGTTCGCCGCCTTAAGCACGAAGATGTGGAGCAACATAAATCCAGACGCAAGGTTGATTCACATTGATATAGATCCGGAAATTATTGACAGGAATTATCGCGCCGAGGTCGGCATCGTAGGCGATGCAAAAAAGGTTTTGTCCGAAATGCTGGAGAGAACCAAGAAGCTGAAATATCTTGGAGGAGATAGGCGCGAAGAGTGGCTCAAATACATAGAGCTCGTTAGAGAAGAGTGGAGAAGATCTAAGCATTACTCTGAGATGTTCTCGGAGAGAAGCCCGATAAAACCACAAAGGGTATGCGCTGAAATCCGGAAGACATGCAGTAAAGAAACCGTATTCACCCTAGATGCGGGGAACAATAAGATGTGGGCTTCAACATTCCTAGAAATCTATGAGCCGCACACTTGGATACAGTCCGGCTGCTTTGGACCCATGGGATACGCTATACCAGCAGCCATAGCATGTAGGTTAGCCCTCAAAGACGACAATAGAAGCGTCGTCGCCATATGCGGTGATGGAGGCTTTTATATGAGCATGCATGAGGTTGCGACGGCCATTCAGGAGAACGCGCCCATATTAATATGCATTTTTAATGATGGATCTCTAGGCACGATAAAGCATCGTCAAAGAGAACTCTATGGCAGAAGATTCCTCTCCGTCAATCTTAGAAACCCATCGTTCGCGGATATTGCGGAAGCGTTCGGCTGCCATGGAATAAGCGTTGAGACGCCTAATCAGCTTAAATCAGCTTTAGAAGATGGGTTAAGGGCTACGAGACGCGGTGAAACCGCAATCATAGATATTAAAATAGATGGGGAGGAGCCTCTCCCACCATAA
- a CDS encoding iron-containing alcohol dehydrogenase: protein MDLNALMEKTYIFQFPRKIILGINSSETVGSEVKALNGSRVLLVTDNNLRALGVTREVEEALSDEGLAFEVFSDVEAEPSLEVAESIAEFARNGKYDIVVGVGGGSVLDMAKVASIAVTNPGLMRSYVGVDLVKKPGLPKILMPTTAGTGSEVTKVAVITLEEEEVKSAIISPYLLSDTSIVDPKLTLSMPQKIAASTGLDALSHALEAVMAVNANPLTDALALQAIKIICEYLPRSYSSGDLESRVNMSLGSLMAGMAFANSWVCLGHALAYSFSVAYRVPHGVSCGLALPYAFKFNMPAISHKIPQIAEAIGLPREKVAGDSLGELILHKLLNLLRDLNMPRSLKDIGVPESDIRKIAGKLLTFTRLIQRNPRNISKEDALSLVAEMWHGFE, encoded by the coding sequence ATGGATCTAAACGCCTTGATGGAAAAAACCTACATTTTTCAGTTTCCTAGGAAAATAATCTTAGGGATTAATTCATCTGAAACTGTTGGATCTGAGGTTAAAGCGCTCAACGGAAGCAGAGTTTTACTTGTCACAGATAATAATCTAAGAGCTCTTGGCGTCACTAGAGAGGTTGAGGAGGCTCTTTCAGATGAAGGTCTAGCTTTCGAAGTGTTCAGCGATGTCGAGGCGGAACCCAGTCTAGAAGTGGCCGAGAGCATAGCTGAGTTCGCTAGAAACGGTAAGTACGATATAGTTGTTGGAGTTGGGGGAGGCAGCGTGCTAGACATGGCTAAAGTCGCATCTATAGCCGTGACTAATCCAGGTTTAATGAGGAGCTATGTTGGTGTAGATCTAGTCAAGAAACCTGGACTGCCAAAGATCCTTATGCCGACGACGGCTGGGACTGGTTCGGAGGTTACTAAGGTCGCTGTTATAACATTAGAGGAGGAAGAGGTAAAGTCGGCGATAATAAGCCCATACCTACTTAGCGACACGTCAATAGTAGACCCTAAGCTAACTCTCAGTATGCCTCAAAAAATAGCAGCTTCAACTGGTTTGGATGCGTTGAGCCATGCGCTTGAAGCAGTGATGGCGGTCAACGCTAACCCATTAACTGACGCGTTGGCCCTGCAAGCCATCAAAATAATATGTGAATACCTGCCGCGATCCTATAGTAGCGGTGATTTGGAGAGCAGAGTCAACATGAGTTTAGGATCTTTAATGGCCGGCATGGCGTTTGCGAACTCATGGGTATGTTTAGGACACGCTCTCGCATACTCGTTCTCCGTAGCCTATAGGGTGCCGCATGGCGTCTCCTGCGGTTTAGCCCTACCATACGCCTTTAAGTTCAATATGCCAGCAATTTCTCATAAAATTCCTCAAATTGCTGAAGCCATTGGGCTCCCTAGAGAAAAGGTTGCGGGCGACAGTCTTGGGGAGCTGATTCTACATAAGCTTTTGAATCTGCTGAGGGATCTTAACATGCCTAGAAGCCTGAAAGATATAGGTGTACCTGAAAGTGATATTAGGAAAATCGCAGGCAAATTGTTAACTTTCACGCGTCTAATTCAGAGAAACCCAAGAAATATATCTAAAGAAGACGCTTTAAGCCTAGTTGCAGAAATGTGGCATGGTTTCGAGTGA
- a CDS encoding SAM-dependent chlorinase/fluorinase, with amino-acid sequence MPKRPIITLLSDFGLRDSYVAEMKAVILSISPNAHIVDISHEVRKFDVRMGAFLLARAAPFFPKGTVHVAIVDPGVGTERRPIIVETRRSFYVGPDNGLLMLSAQRENVRHVYVVENRKYMLKSISRTFHGRDIFAPAAAYLTRGVPPSEMGSEIFDPIMPSFARPKVLDRSIRGEIIHIDDFGNLITNITYSDLKLLGIKESGNLLVELGKEKMLLRFCKAYGEAEIGTPLAIIGSCNFLEIAVNQGNASKFFGVKDGEGIIIHKIG; translated from the coding sequence TTGCCCAAACGCCCAATAATCACTCTACTCTCAGATTTCGGCCTTAGAGACTCTTACGTTGCTGAGATGAAAGCCGTTATACTTTCGATATCTCCAAACGCGCATATAGTTGACATAAGCCATGAGGTTAGAAAATTCGATGTTAGAATGGGAGCTTTCCTATTAGCACGCGCAGCACCATTCTTTCCAAAAGGAACCGTACATGTAGCCATCGTTGACCCTGGGGTAGGCACGGAAAGGCGGCCGATAATAGTTGAAACCAGGAGGAGTTTCTATGTGGGTCCGGACAATGGTTTATTGATGCTTTCTGCTCAGAGAGAAAACGTTAGACACGTATATGTTGTAGAGAACAGGAAATACATGCTCAAAAGTATTTCGAGGACTTTTCATGGGAGAGATATATTTGCGCCGGCTGCAGCGTATTTAACGAGAGGTGTTCCGCCCTCAGAGATGGGTTCAGAAATATTTGATCCCATTATGCCTAGTTTCGCTAGGCCTAAAGTGTTAGACCGCTCCATTAGAGGCGAAATAATACATATTGATGACTTCGGAAATCTAATTACAAACATAACGTATTCAGATCTGAAGCTCCTTGGGATCAAAGAAAGCGGCAATCTACTTGTTGAACTTGGAAAAGAGAAAATGTTGCTGAGATTTTGTAAGGCTTACGGCGAAGCCGAAATCGGCACGCCTCTCGCGATAATTGGAAGCTGCAATTTTCTTGAGATAGCGGTAAATCAAGGTAACGCCTCAAAGTTCTTCGGGGTTAAAGATGGTGAAGGAATAATCATCCATAAAATAGGTTAA
- a CDS encoding cupin domain-containing protein: MIKIQSKDKVAPVPKHGEAIYRDLFCASLDDSSNKDPESECLQTMWKCWITTVPPKVEIKPHVHKDHEQIYYLVKGSGIILVGDEKAEVKAGDCIYLPSDVPHGFINNSNEETEIFCVGANIFRPWIAKRQR; encoded by the coding sequence ATGATAAAGATCCAGAGCAAGGATAAAGTTGCTCCCGTGCCAAAACATGGTGAAGCAATTTACCGTGATCTTTTCTGCGCGAGCTTAGATGATAGCTCAAATAAGGATCCTGAGAGCGAATGTCTCCAAACCATGTGGAAATGCTGGATAACCACTGTGCCGCCTAAGGTTGAAATAAAACCCCATGTCCACAAGGATCATGAGCAAATATATTATTTAGTTAAGGGTTCTGGGATAATCCTTGTAGGCGACGAGAAAGCTGAGGTTAAAGCCGGCGACTGCATATATCTGCCAAGCGACGTACCTCACGGCTTCATCAACAACAGTAACGAAGAGACTGAGATATTCTGTGTCGGCGCAAACATATTTAGGCCATGGATAGCGAAGAGACAAAGATAG
- a CDS encoding mandelate racemase/muconate lactonizing enzyme family protein, with product MKITDIKVAILRGNFCWPLIRVETDEGIDGLGEARDYSPAQHHTIPLKEQILRLKKVLIGEDPTNIERIFRKIIVYGAEGRFGGAVSGVEIALWDILGKSLGAPVYKLIGGRFREKVRIYCDCHAGRAIADASRDYLFEGFEEFYTPEAYAEAARRIKAMGFTILKFDLHPHYAGKDALIGRIPTNKAIKYERSVVEALRKALGDEFPLALDAYQGGTIEGAIRFGKAVEPYGLLWIEDIMDWRDVKGLKIVSRALRTPILTGEDIYTVAGFRPLIEERAIDIAAPDMLTCGGIMETKKVGWLADLHGISIAPHNAASPVATIANVHAAAAMPENLIAVEFHAVAVPWWEDLVDGISKPIIKDGYISVPEGPGLGIELNEKVARKNLMEGEKFFEE from the coding sequence TTGAAAATAACTGATATTAAGGTGGCCATTCTCAGAGGGAACTTCTGCTGGCCCTTAATAAGGGTTGAAACAGATGAGGGGATTGATGGTTTAGGTGAAGCCCGAGATTACTCTCCAGCACAGCACCACACTATACCCTTAAAAGAGCAGATCCTTCGCCTAAAGAAGGTTCTTATTGGCGAAGACCCAACAAACATAGAGCGGATTTTCAGAAAAATAATAGTATACGGCGCGGAGGGGCGTTTCGGCGGCGCTGTAAGTGGGGTTGAAATAGCGTTGTGGGATATTCTGGGCAAGTCCCTTGGAGCCCCGGTCTACAAGCTTATAGGCGGCAGGTTTAGGGAGAAGGTTAGAATTTACTGCGACTGTCACGCTGGAAGAGCCATAGCGGACGCGTCAAGAGACTATTTATTTGAGGGGTTTGAGGAATTTTATACGCCTGAAGCGTACGCTGAGGCTGCTAGAAGGATCAAAGCCATGGGTTTCACCATACTGAAGTTTGATCTCCACCCACATTATGCTGGTAAAGACGCGCTGATTGGCAGGATCCCGACCAATAAAGCGATTAAATATGAGAGATCGGTGGTTGAGGCGTTAAGAAAAGCCTTGGGGGACGAGTTTCCGCTAGCCCTAGACGCCTATCAAGGCGGCACTATAGAGGGGGCTATCAGATTTGGTAAGGCCGTTGAACCATACGGATTACTTTGGATAGAGGATATAATGGACTGGAGAGATGTGAAGGGGCTTAAGATCGTTAGCAGAGCGCTTAGAACCCCAATATTGACTGGAGAGGACATATATACCGTGGCGGGTTTTAGACCCCTTATTGAGGAAAGAGCCATAGATATAGCTGCCCCAGACATGTTGACCTGCGGCGGGATAATGGAGACAAAAAAGGTTGGGTGGCTGGCGGATCTTCATGGAATATCCATAGCCCCTCACAACGCCGCCTCACCAGTAGCTACAATCGCTAATGTTCACGCCGCGGCAGCCATGCCTGAAAACCTAATAGCTGTCGAGTTTCACGCGGTCGCGGTGCCTTGGTGGGAGGATCTAGTGGACGGCATCAGCAAACCAATAATAAAAGACGGATATATATCTGTCCCCGAGGGCCCCGGGCTTGGAATAGAGCTGAACGAGAAGGTTGCGAGAAAGAATTTAATGGAAGGAGAAAAATTCTTTGAGGAATGA
- a CDS encoding aldo/keto reductase — translation MKYRVLGRTGLTVSEIGLGGHEYRRPLPTTLLRWGEIDMEKLMATQPMRNEIVKRAVEAGINYFDTTQMEEVISLGNALKSLGVNREKIHIAAMIVFPFRKMSENPRSKWRDILMDEIEKILNNLNTKYVDVFNLHFPEDFYSREKFSVYMSVVNEAREEEKVRWIGASSHEPKFLAELIRKHDCFDVVMVRYNYHLQETRDVLFPLCRAMEIGVVAMKPFCWPYYGIPFMRFGPVKGEERSPYTPAQLCLKWILRSPEISTVVPSVNNLSELEENIAAISKDEKVDEEILREYLKIATGPEAKERLQKMTSDPDIDIRFFAERALREMEQDN, via the coding sequence ATGAAGTATAGGGTTTTAGGGAGAACGGGATTAACGGTTTCAGAGATAGGTCTTGGCGGACACGAGTACAGACGTCCTCTTCCAACAACTCTTCTCAGGTGGGGGGAGATAGATATGGAGAAGCTTATGGCGACGCAGCCGATGCGAAACGAGATCGTTAAGAGGGCTGTAGAGGCTGGCATAAACTATTTTGATACGACGCAGATGGAGGAGGTTATATCGCTGGGTAACGCTCTAAAATCCCTTGGGGTCAATAGGGAAAAGATACACATTGCCGCCATGATAGTCTTTCCATTCAGGAAGATGAGCGAGAACCCCCGATCCAAGTGGAGAGACATTCTCATGGATGAAATAGAGAAGATTCTAAACAACTTGAACACAAAATACGTCGACGTCTTTAATTTGCATTTCCCCGAGGACTTTTACTCGAGGGAAAAATTTAGCGTTTACATGAGTGTCGTCAATGAGGCCAGAGAGGAGGAGAAGGTGAGGTGGATTGGCGCGTCGAGTCATGAGCCCAAGTTCTTAGCTGAGCTTATAAGGAAGCATGATTGCTTCGATGTTGTTATGGTGAGATATAATTATCATTTGCAGGAGACTAGGGATGTTCTTTTCCCGCTTTGCAGGGCAATGGAGATTGGAGTAGTCGCAATGAAGCCTTTCTGCTGGCCCTACTACGGAATACCTTTCATGAGGTTTGGACCGGTTAAAGGTGAGGAGAGAAGCCCATATACACCCGCCCAGCTATGTTTAAAGTGGATTCTTAGGTCTCCAGAGATCTCAACCGTTGTGCCTTCGGTCAATAACTTAAGCGAGCTGGAGGAAAATATAGCTGCAATATCAAAGGATGAAAAAGTAGATGAGGAAATACTGAGGGAATACTTAAAGATAGCTACTGGTCCGGAGGCAAAAGAGAGGCTTCAAAAAATGACAAGCGATCCTGATATTGATATAAGATTCTTTGCTGAGAGGGCTTTAAGGGAAATGGAGCAAGATAATTAA
- a CDS encoding homoserine kinase yields the protein MEFTIVEAIAPATSANLGAGFDVFGVALDMLFDRVIVERMSDEVVKIEVYGEGSKEIPVKPEMNTAGVVALEMLKYSREKCGLNMRIYKGIRPGSGLGSSAASAAAAAVAVNDLLGLNLSPLQLIETAALGESASAGAPHADNVSAAILGDFILVTSRRPLDVLNLKLPPNAEFAVVLPEIRVDTRLARSVLPSKISLSSMVHNVGRAATFVAGIALRSVEIMGKGMIDAVVEPARAHLIPGLSSVKDRALKSGAAGVAISGAGPSVIALVDSEKNSVEEVALAMKEAFEEVGVKSMSFCAKPGQGAKIVRRE from the coding sequence TTGGAGTTCACAATTGTTGAAGCCATAGCTCCAGCCACCTCGGCAAATTTAGGCGCTGGCTTCGATGTGTTTGGAGTGGCGCTAGACATGCTCTTCGACAGAGTCATCGTCGAAAGGATGTCAGACGAAGTTGTTAAGATCGAGGTTTATGGAGAGGGGTCTAAGGAGATACCGGTTAAACCTGAGATGAATACTGCCGGAGTAGTCGCGCTGGAAATGCTGAAGTATTCGAGGGAAAAATGCGGCTTAAATATGAGGATTTATAAGGGTATAAGGCCTGGAAGTGGGCTTGGCAGCAGTGCCGCTAGCGCGGCTGCAGCAGCCGTAGCCGTAAACGATCTTTTAGGCTTAAATTTAAGCCCCCTTCAGCTCATAGAGACCGCTGCTCTGGGCGAATCAGCTTCGGCTGGGGCGCCCCACGCCGATAATGTTTCTGCAGCGATCCTAGGAGACTTCATACTGGTAACTTCTAGGAGACCGCTGGACGTTTTAAATTTAAAATTGCCGCCGAACGCCGAGTTCGCTGTTGTTCTGCCAGAAATAAGAGTCGACACTAGGCTCGCAAGATCTGTTCTGCCGAGCAAGATCAGCCTTTCGAGCATGGTGCATAATGTTGGGCGCGCCGCAACTTTTGTGGCCGGAATAGCGCTGAGAAGCGTTGAAATCATGGGTAAAGGCATGATTGACGCGGTTGTTGAGCCGGCTAGGGCTCACTTGATTCCGGGGTTAAGCAGCGTTAAGGACAGAGCCTTAAAGTCAGGGGCTGCAGGGGTAGCTATAAGCGGGGCGGGCCCCTCGGTAATAGCACTTGTAGACTCGGAGAAAAACAGCGTTGAGGAGGTTGCGTTGGCAATGAAGGAGGCGTTTGAGGAGGTAGGCGTAAAAAGCATGTCCTTCTGCGCTAAACCGGGACAGGGGGCAAAAATAGTTAGGCGAGAATAA
- a CDS encoding nitroreductase family protein, protein MDVFEAFLGRRSVRRYLSKPVEEEKLIKCLYAATWAPSAHNSQHWNFIVVTDQETRRRMAEIHRWGRFMAESPVVIAVLGDPSKSSFWREDLGAAIQNMLLAAYAQGLGTCWMSVADTPYEEPIKKLLGIPENLRVLCTVALGYPAEKPSGKREKLSRKVHWEKYGVQREIKEPVISEKPL, encoded by the coding sequence ATGGATGTATTTGAGGCTTTTTTAGGTAGGCGTAGCGTAAGAAGATACTTAAGTAAGCCCGTCGAAGAAGAAAAACTCATTAAGTGCCTATACGCGGCCACATGGGCTCCATCAGCACATAACTCGCAACACTGGAACTTTATCGTCGTGACTGACCAAGAGACCAGAAGAAGAATGGCTGAGATTCATAGATGGGGAAGATTTATGGCCGAGTCCCCTGTAGTCATAGCTGTTCTTGGAGACCCCTCCAAATCAAGTTTCTGGCGTGAAGATTTAGGTGCAGCTATACAAAACATGCTTCTGGCAGCGTACGCACAGGGCTTAGGAACATGTTGGATGAGTGTTGCAGACACCCCTTATGAAGAGCCCATAAAGAAGCTTTTAGGTATACCGGAGAATTTAAGGGTTCTATGCACGGTGGCGCTCGGCTACCCGGCTGAGAAGCCTTCTGGGAAAAGAGAAAAATTGAGCCGAAAGGTGCATTGGGAGAAATATGGTGTTCAGAGGGAGATTAAAGAGCCGGTGATTTCAGAGAAACCGCTTTAA
- a CDS encoding RtcB family protein: MSVPLERIDKYIWRIPKYRSGMRVPGVVFADEDLLEKMKTDKTLEQCANVAHLPGIYKYSITLPDGHEGYGFPIGGVAATDYEEGVISPGGVGYDINCGVRLLATNFSEKDVRPKLSELATVIFHNVPSGLGSHRKDFTVSMNELDKITREGIPYLVDKGYGWPEDIEHCEERGCMPGANPEKVSSTAKRRGAPELGTLGSGNHFLEIQKVDRIFNEKVAKALGITHEGQVTVMIHTGSRGYGHQICSDYLRVMERAVHKYHIELPDRELACAPGPSPEAQDYYQAMACAVNYAFANRHMITHWVRQSFEQVFKSSADKLGLCTVYDVAHNIAKIEEHTVDGKTVKVWVHRKGATRAFPPGHKDVPADYRSLGQPVIIPGSMGTSSWVLVGTPRAMELTFGSTAHGAGRMLSRAAATRRFTGGEIRRQLESRGIVVRAASMTVLAEEADPAYKNVDRVAEVSNAVGIATFVARLVPIAVVKG; encoded by the coding sequence ATGAGCGTTCCTCTGGAGAGGATTGATAAATATATTTGGCGCATACCCAAGTACAGATCCGGCATGCGGGTTCCGGGAGTAGTCTTCGCGGATGAAGATTTACTTGAGAAAATGAAGACGGATAAAACTTTAGAGCAATGCGCTAATGTAGCCCACTTACCCGGCATATACAAGTACTCCATAACACTACCAGACGGACATGAAGGTTATGGCTTCCCAATAGGTGGTGTCGCAGCAACCGATTATGAGGAGGGCGTAATAAGCCCGGGCGGCGTGGGCTACGACATTAATTGCGGTGTAAGGCTCCTAGCGACGAACTTTTCAGAGAAAGATGTTAGGCCGAAGCTGAGCGAGTTGGCGACAGTGATATTCCACAATGTTCCAAGCGGGCTCGGCAGCCACAGAAAAGACTTCACGGTTTCCATGAATGAGCTTGACAAGATAACAAGGGAGGGCATACCATACCTTGTAGACAAGGGCTATGGTTGGCCGGAAGACATCGAGCATTGCGAGGAACGAGGATGCATGCCTGGCGCAAACCCAGAGAAGGTTTCAAGCACCGCTAAGAGGAGAGGGGCCCCCGAGCTCGGAACGCTTGGCTCAGGAAACCACTTTCTGGAAATACAGAAGGTTGACAGAATATTCAATGAGAAGGTTGCCAAGGCGCTTGGGATAACCCATGAAGGGCAGGTTACAGTGATGATCCATACCGGTTCCCGCGGGTATGGTCATCAAATATGTTCAGATTATCTACGGGTTATGGAGAGAGCCGTACACAAATACCACATAGAACTGCCTGACAGGGAGCTGGCATGCGCCCCCGGGCCCAGCCCAGAAGCCCAAGACTACTATCAGGCTATGGCATGCGCTGTGAATTATGCTTTTGCCAATAGGCACATGATTACTCACTGGGTTAGACAGAGCTTTGAGCAAGTGTTTAAGTCATCGGCGGATAAGCTTGGACTATGTACGGTATATGATGTTGCCCACAATATTGCTAAAATTGAAGAGCATACTGTTGACGGTAAAACTGTGAAGGTTTGGGTTCATAGGAAAGGGGCGACAAGAGCCTTTCCGCCTGGACATAAAGATGTCCCGGCAGATTACCGCAGCCTCGGTCAACCGGTTATAATACCTGGATCTATGGGCACGAGCTCTTGGGTTTTAGTTGGCACGCCTAGAGCTATGGAGTTAACCTTCGGCTCAACCGCTCATGGAGCGGGGAGAATGCTTAGCCGCGCAGCCGCAACTAGACGCTTTACTGGTGGAGAGATAAGGAGGCAGCTTGAGAGCCGGGGTATAGTTGTTAGGGCTGCAAGCATGACGGTCCTAGCCGAGGAGGCTGATCCAGCGTATAAGAACGTTGATAGGGTTGCTGAGGTAAGTAACGCTGTTGGCATAGCAACCTTTGTGGCTAGGCTTGTCCCGATAGCTGTCGTTAAAGGTTAA
- a CDS encoding uroporphyrinogen decarboxylase family protein, whose protein sequence is MEAELNDSSIYEEHNVEVRELWKEFEHGKPRRIPTMWSMNYKMILLDPSLNVWGYSFMDVFDKPDVMLKVLLEFEYWRRHNVWCDWEMGLPSKWDIAVNFQNVYESAWLGAPIFYTSTNVPDISPFLKNKEEMRRFMEKGVPDPFSGFMCKVRRFYEYFLEKKKEGLTFKGVPIGEVGAPIGTDGPFTIAVNITGGEILRVLCSDQCFVEKFLWFITDALIERMRAWHRLLGKSFPYEGFMFADDSIQLLSPRLYRSLVLPLHKEIVKTFCVGRPGIHLCGAVEQHLKTLKEELNIRFLDTGFPLNLERAREILGEDVIIRGNLNILTLLEGPKSRIREETFRIIGSKVTKGKKFIFGEGNNVAPKTPPENLNYAYKIVKEYGEYEN, encoded by the coding sequence ATGGAAGCCGAGTTAAACGATTCGTCGATTTACGAGGAGCATAACGTCGAGGTTAGAGAGCTTTGGAAAGAATTTGAGCACGGAAAACCGCGTAGAATACCAACCATGTGGTCGATGAACTATAAAATGATTCTTCTAGATCCATCCTTAAACGTCTGGGGCTATAGCTTCATGGACGTTTTCGATAAGCCTGACGTCATGTTAAAAGTGTTATTGGAGTTTGAGTATTGGAGGAGACATAACGTTTGGTGCGATTGGGAAATGGGGTTGCCGAGCAAATGGGATATAGCCGTAAACTTTCAGAACGTCTATGAGTCAGCGTGGCTTGGAGCCCCCATCTTCTACACTTCAACCAATGTTCCGGACATAAGCCCCTTCCTAAAAAATAAAGAAGAAATGAGGAGATTTATGGAAAAAGGCGTACCTGACCCATTCTCCGGGTTCATGTGTAAAGTTAGAAGGTTCTACGAGTATTTTCTAGAGAAAAAGAAGGAGGGCCTCACGTTTAAAGGCGTCCCTATCGGGGAAGTCGGCGCACCGATAGGCACAGATGGACCGTTTACTATAGCCGTTAACATAACTGGTGGAGAGATTCTCAGGGTACTGTGTTCCGATCAATGCTTCGTTGAGAAGTTTTTATGGTTTATAACCGACGCTCTAATAGAGAGAATGAGGGCTTGGCATAGGCTTCTCGGCAAATCTTTCCCATACGAAGGTTTCATGTTCGCCGATGACTCAATTCAGCTACTTTCGCCTAGGCTGTATAGGAGCCTTGTCCTCCCCCTACATAAAGAAATAGTTAAAACATTTTGCGTCGGAAGACCGGGAATACATTTATGTGGCGCCGTCGAGCAGCATTTAAAAACTCTTAAGGAAGAGCTTAACATAAGATTTTTAGATACAGGTTTCCCGCTGAACCTTGAAAGGGCTAGGGAGATTCTAGGCGAAGACGTGATCATAAGGGGGAACCTAAACATATTAACCCTTCTAGAAGGGCCGAAGAGCAGGATAAGGGAGGAAACGTTCAGGATAATAGGTTCAAAAGTCACTAAGGGGAAAAAGTTTATTTTTGGAGAGGGAAATAACGTTGCGCCTAAAACTCCCCCCGAAAACTTGAATTATGCTTATAAAATTGTAAAAGAGTATGGGGAATACGAAAACTAA